The window CTGCAGGGAGAGATCAGGTTGATCTGTCAGTTGTTTTCAGCGGACACGTACTCGTTGGAACAGGTTACACGCGCTTTTTCGACGAAAGAAATGCGCTTCACGCAACGGCGTATCTGATACCTGCAAACGGAATGCCAATGGCTTTTGACGTCGGATACTTGCGGTTTACTGTGGGTGTCGTTATTTCTAAACAGATCGAGCCCGTTGATAATTCCGACCGGAATTAAACTAAATTACGGAAGAAGATTTTAGTTTTTATCCACAATAAAACTCTAATGCGGCTGAGGCTTCGCCGATGAATGATGATGGATTATTTCCCAATTACCTTCATCTGAAAGCCTCCAGCAAAACGTAAAACGGGCATTCACTATTTCTCTTCCCGAAGACGAATCGATTTCGAAATTGTAGTGCCCGGAATGGACATAAAATTTATCCGATAATACATGCAACTCTTCTTCCTCGATCGTTCCCGCAGGATTTTTCTCAAGGAAATGTATGAAATAGTCACGTGCACCTTTTTTGCCTTTTTTGAATTCGCCAGAGACTGTTGGAAGAAAAGTGGAATCTTCCGAATAAAGTTCCGCAACTTTTTCAGGATCAAGCGTTTTAAGTGAGGTCAGCCATTTTACCGAGTTGTTTTCAGCAATTTCTTTTATTATATCCTTCATTTTATTCTCCTTCTCAGAAATATAATATTATCATTCAGCTTTTTCTCCGTATTCTTGAGGAAAATATTAACACTTTTTTAATAAATATTTTATCCCAAAAAAATATTTACAAAATAAACTT is drawn from candidate division WOR-3 bacterium and contains these coding sequences:
- a CDS encoding SgcJ/EcaC family oxidoreductase, which produces MKDIIKEIAENNSVKWLTSLKTLDPEKVAELYSEDSTFLPTVSGEFKKGKKGARDYFIHFLEKNPAGTIEEEELHVLSDKFYVHSGHYNFEIDSSSGREIVNARFTFCWRLSDEGNWEIIHHHSSAKPQPH